One window of Bacteroidota bacterium genomic DNA carries:
- a CDS encoding SPOR domain-containing protein, with product MEDKKFEIEGDIEENDELTEEFEEDDEEYVSRGRGIYILLAVFILLFLASLSLFAYFQLYQGDGNWDFSFKKKSSGNVAVNKGLQEENIMLYSQVDSLNNVIANMENAQIATSETPESSETVEETSSPKPKTTGSSELFHQDLAGEKYEVQIGAFRSFNFSKYNNNLVNMNVDVKNGLNQLVIGRFSTFKDACVFAKDMKSIGIQNAFVVKKVDGKRVKFSKYCN from the coding sequence ATGGAAGATAAAAAATTTGAAATCGAAGGAGATATTGAAGAGAATGATGAACTTACCGAAGAGTTTGAAGAAGATGATGAAGAATATGTAAGCCGTGGACGGGGTATTTATATTTTACTCGCAGTGTTTATTCTTCTATTTTTAGCATCATTAAGTTTGTTTGCATATTTCCAATTATATCAAGGAGATGGAAATTGGGATTTTTCTTTTAAAAAGAAAAGCTCAGGCAATGTTGCTGTAAACAAAGGATTGCAGGAAGAGAATATTATGTTATATTCGCAAGTTGACAGCCTTAATAATGTTATTGCAAATATGGAAAATGCTCAAATTGCAACTTCTGAAACTCCTGAGTCTTCTGAAACTGTTGAAGAAACATCATCACCAAAGCCTAAAACAACAGGCTCATCGGAATTGTTCCATCAGGATTTAGCAGGAGAAAAATATGAGGTGCAAATTGGTGCGTTCAGGTCATTTAATTTTTCTAAATACAACAATAATCTTGTAAATATGAATGTAGATGTAAAAAATGGTTTAAATCAACTTGTGATTGGACGTTTTTCTACTTTCAAAGACGCTTGTGTTTTTGCTAAAGATATGAAATCAATTGGAATCCAAAATGCTTTTGTTGTTAAAAAAGTTGATGGAAAAAGAGTGAAATTCAGTAAATATTGCAATTAA